Below is a window of Humulus lupulus chromosome 9, drHumLupu1.1, whole genome shotgun sequence DNA.
cataaaaatcgaatttttacttcggttttacgtcctaaatttatgatttCGATTATCAAACTAATTCGTAACTCCTAAATGGCAAAGAAACATCATCCTATCTAGCATCACCCGATAAATCCCCTactttcatgcatctcaacccaagaACACAGACAATGCCAGAACTTAACAGTTAACTCACAGCGGCATGCATAGTGAAAATAAAGAGTAGaaaggttctgaaacttaccaaagcaaaGAGCATGGAGGTTTGAAGGAATTTCGAGCATAGACGAACGGATCGGCTGGTTCTTGACACGCTGAAAGATGATCTTTAGAGAGAATGAAGGTTCtgatttagggtttcttgaaagagaaaaaacttgtgtaaaaagaaaaagaaggctcTGAGAatgctatatatattttgtctgtggcatgaaagaagtaatcatcagtttcctcttttcaaagcatggggaagggtgatagccgtcaataggttacttgggaaccgaaaagccgtgattagacagggtaggtcactttttccaagaaTGCACGAACTACTCAGACAGATTTGGTGAGGTAATCAGAGAGtcattttccttaaagtttatttattattggtcgtaataaataaacttggggggaaaatgttatcaaAAAAACAGGCAAGGGGGACGTGGCAGGcgtttttaaacacgtggctgacatctggcagagttctgttcgaccatcgaccagtaagatCCTCCTGGCGTAGCGTTTGAGGTTTCCTTACGACCAGCGTGGTCGTATACTCCGCgtatttcaagatgatcttgggTAAATCATAATACATTCCGATATTATCTCcgatgattcctgattatccgattaattaggagagaatatctgtaacaaatttatgtaatcctccttgagcctataaatagagaaagatagctcaaggaggggacttttggcttttggttatttgaagttatacacttacgagagaattagagctattgtattatgATTATATTGTTTATccctctcaggtttgtgaaactcagagaaccctagttctttgatcactcctttgagatctcatatcaataataacttAAGTGGACGTATGTCATTACTAgtttttggggtcgaaccactataatttattgtgttctttactgtttttgtcattatatccatttcaacacatctatccacatcaagcgttttaactcgtgtcagttgaccaaaacaaaggtcaacaattatatataataaaattattctaaACATATTTGATACATTATCGTGAGAATTTTAAAATGGTAAAGATTATATTATCAATGTAAACTTTTTACTCTTTCTTCtatgcataaaaataaataaaagctaTATATgccatatatatgtatacattagAAGTCTCAAATTCAGATATTTACGTATGCCAACTGTTTGACAAATGTGTTACTTATCTACTACGAACTTTCCAATcaattacataatatatatatatatgtaatatatattacataatatatatattaatatatatcaattacataatatatatttttgggtCAAACTGAAAAAGGGTTATATAATTAGTTATTATAAGTGTAGCTTAGTCATTTCCTGGAACTTCTGATTTATGATTATCCCCGTTTTGTTacaaattatatatacatatatcactacttgttaattttataattaaattaattaaaaaaattgtagcTATGTATTCGTTGACGAGTATTATCAATTAGAAGCTTTACGTTATTACCATCAGATTATTGaattaataataatgttttttttataatgaCGTGATTTCacctacaaatatatatatatatatataaataaattataattaatgacaGTCAACAGACCTACTCCAAATCGTacaaatataaaacataatattaatataaGGTATGTCTAGAAAATAGGCATATCGGTGCACCCTGTCCTGTTTTTCTACAACTAGATGAGTTTCAACGAATttgttttataattatatatattataattatttagaatatGCGGTAAATTTTCGAGAAATTCTTAATAGTTTATCGTGCCAAAAATAATGTTCAAATAGTTTGTTATACGTATGACTGTTTTTTCTTATGCGCGTAGAagataacatgtttgaaccataTTTttttaggggtgcacacgggtcgggttttcgggtttcgggtgcaTCTAGTTCAGGTTTTGTAGGTTTCGGGTAGAAGAAAGTGGTACCGAATCCAGTCCAAAATTTTCGGGTTTTGGGTTTTAGGTTTGGTCGGTTTTCGGGTGGGATTGGTCCAAAAATGGACTTTAGATTGAAAATGGGccttgttaaaaaaaattcaaaaagaccattttttttttttacttttttcatgtttttttaactttgttgttagtttTTTACATATTGGATcttggtaattttttttaattatgttcggGTTCGGGTTACACTCGAGCACTCGAACCCGTGTGCTCTTAATTTTAAAATCCGAACCATATCAGATTCAGATCAGATTTCTCCTGAATTTGACGGATTTTGCAAAAATTCGGGTTTTCGGGTTGTAGGTCGAGTGGGTTTGCGAatttttcgggtcaaatgttcacccctaataTTTTCGATATTGAAAATAATTCACAACTTTCTGAAAATATGTacgatgctctaaataactataatctacaagatcaataaaaaaaaattacgacGAAAATCATTCCAATATCGAAAACAGAAAATGAGTGCACCGGGACTCCCAAAGAACATGGAAGGCACTCTAGAATTTTCCATTAATATAATGGTGATGACAatgctactatatatatatatattatacgtaAACGAGGATTATGCGTACGGTTTTATCTACATGCAGTGGTATACTTGACCACCAATTAATCTGAGTTTTttttagaagatatatatatatatatataaatatatcaaagttACGTAATAAGATATATTTGATTAAATGTTAGAGCACTTGCTATACACTTTCCAAAGTCACCTTGCAAGAGTAGTGTGTTTTGTCGCTTCAAAGCAACTTGTTAAactatatacatacatacatatatatatatatttcctatATAAAGAGCATAACAACCACATTATTATCTTGCTTCACGTCATCTTAGCTAGAAAATTTATGGGGTTTAGCAAGCAAAAGAAGCCTAAGATTAATTCTCCCAACACAACGGTGAGATCAATATATTTCTCTCCACCATACTTcttttacttatatatatatatatatatatccaccatggtctatatatatatatatatgtttatatatacgtatatatttattacatatacaATACATATATGTATTATAGTTCATTTCCCTTGTCGTGGAAATTCTAAAACCCAAGTAAAAAGTCAAGGGGCCTTTAACTTTGGTTTTGTGTTATTTTGAAGGATTATTACGCATGTATTTCTGCATTCTATTTAGTTTGTAAATGTTTCACTGATCGatcgattatatatatatatatatatatatatatatataagaaatggTTATCTATAAGATTTGAATCAATAGTATCGTATAGTATACTAAACTcttgatgatattatgtgttgCAGATAGAATTGATAGTTCATATGGACTGCGGTGGATGcgagaacaaaataaagaaagctcttcaaaatttaaaaggtaaatatatatatattttaatttttatatataaacatatctttttatttatttatatatatatatatatatatgatataattAAGAAACCAGCACTATTAATAAATAACCATCTATTCACATGGCTTGATTGGATCTTCCTCAGCTCAATATGAAAATTCCTTTCTTTTTTGTCATCATGagaaaattcaaattcaaattttttacATATATTATATCGAAATTAGGTTTCAAAATAACATATTTTCGACATATAAATTagttatcattttaattttttatacgacggtgtataatttaattatttagaacTTTCGGtatactttattttaaaaattctTAATACTTTAGAGAGTCGAAAACATTGTTTTATACATCTGCGAAATAAGTTGTATTGAAACTTGTTTTCGGCACAGATAAATTTACGATGATAATGATTTGCAGGAGTGGAGGAGGTTGAGGTGGACATGAAGTTGCAGAAAGTAAGAGTGATGGGATGGGCTGAGCAAGAGAAGATTTTAAAGACAGTAAGAAAAGCAGGAAGAAGGGCTGATATGTGGCCGTACACACCAGAGGACCAACATAACTTCAACGTTCAGCAATACTATCACCAAAATCATCACTCAATATCTGTAGTATTTCCAGTTGTGTCCTCCAATTACTTCTTTCATAATTACGATCAACAAGCTCCAACTCCTTCTTCCACTTCCACCATGGTTGATGACAGTACCACCTCCATGTTCAGTGATGACAACCCTCATGCTTGTTCCATAATGTGATCGCCttgtatgaatatatatatagggaCCGACGACAACACTAGTGTAGCCAATTTGTATTTTCTACACTTCGTCAATTAAGAAAGGATGCATCGGTGTTGTCAAAAAAGTAGATGTGTTATAGTGACTCTCTATGTTATACACATAATGTATGATTGGGTAGTCGGTATAGCCAGTTTGTGTTTTCTACACATCGGTAATTAAAAAATGATGCATCGGCGTTGTTAAAAAAGTAGATGTGTTTTAGTCACTctctatgtatatatacataatgTATGATTGTGTATTAATGCCTACGGTtgtgattatatattttttttggaccctatgttttattCCATTATtattttggattttatgttttgacaaattactttttaaatcatgtgttttgtaaaattgttcaaatagacttCTAAACTCGAGTTTGATCAAAGTTTTTgtaattaaaatcacaaatagtTTACgaaactaacaattcaaaacaaaagcATAATCATTCTGCCTAATAATAACCGTGTTgtgattatttaattttttattcatcaaaattagatttaagaatttatttgaatcattttataaaacacatggtccaaataaataatgagacaaaaaatatgtcaaaaagcCTAATTATATAGTGTTTGATCATAAAAAATTGCAAGTGATTTTGATCTACATTTCAGATGATGGTGGATATAGATTCACTTAGTCTGATCAATTGATTTTTTTCATAGAATTATTCACCAAGCCCTCCATGCTTTGAATGTTACTGATAATAATGTATGGTGGTCAGGTTTTCTTGATTGTATTTGACCCCAAATCATGGCGGTGTCCATCATCAATTATATCTTTTGGCACTCTTTTTGCTCTCACAAGCTTTTTCTCATTGAGTTTTGCTTATGAGAGGAACTTTTTTTTAATATGGCTGTTTTCtcatgtgcaaaaatatgactttttttcaagaaaagttaatctacgactttttttttaatttcatttttatgggtttagtttattatatttttgtataaaaatttgtttatgccatagttttattcttaatcaagttttattaatttggaatggtatgtttgtaatttgattattttttttttagcttatttgatttttttatataactatttttatattaaattttttcatggttgttttgcaaatttttattaatttttttaatatgaattgtgtttattattttttttatttattataaacatttttttccttttttttaggttgtacgtttttttttcaaAGCTTGGGTAAGTTAACCAGTTACTTAAttgatttttcaaagttatgtaaaaaaaaatcttacagctaggttaaataacatttatctagaggggtaaccagttacttgtttgatttttcacagttatgtaaaaaatagTCTTAGAGGTTAAAGaacatgtatcaggaggggtaactagttacagTGAAATTAGTAACCTattgccataagaggggtaatcagttaccataagaggggcgacgagtcactcatattaga
It encodes the following:
- the LOC133802659 gene encoding heavy metal-associated isoprenylated plant protein 28-like codes for the protein MDCGGCENKIKKALQNLKGVEEVEVDMKLQKVRVMGWAEQEKILKTVRKAGRRADMWPYTPEDQHNFNVQQYYHQNHHSISVVFPVVSSNYFFHNYDQQAPTPSSTSTMVDDSTTSMFSDDNPHACSIM